In one window of Chloroflexota bacterium DNA:
- a CDS encoding diacylglycerol kinase family protein: MPNPVAPVLIVNPIAGDGAGGRLLPRLEEQLGRRDAQMFVSTRRGHAEELAAEAVRDGADRVVAVGGDGTMQEVVNGIIAAGGGTLGVVPVGRGNDLARSLSIPLDPLAALDVALGPTKTTMDVGRAIRGAHLRHFVAAGGVGFDAQVAWTMANPRPWWKNGRAGYFAGTLDELRRFHNQRLRITFDTADGREAVDHVSLMAAFANGPYYGGGMKICPDASLTDGQLDVCVVGDLTRFQALRELPGIYEAKHVRNPKVRFYRSRWLLIEGDEPTRVHLDGEPWGTLPLRVEALAAAIQVAVPA, from the coding sequence GTGCCGAACCCGGTCGCGCCGGTCCTGATCGTGAACCCCATCGCCGGCGACGGGGCCGGCGGCCGTCTTCTGCCGCGCCTGGAGGAGCAACTCGGCCGGCGCGATGCGCAGATGTTCGTCTCCACCCGACGCGGCCACGCCGAGGAGTTGGCCGCCGAGGCGGTGCGCGACGGTGCCGACCGGGTCGTCGCGGTGGGCGGCGACGGCACGATGCAGGAGGTCGTCAACGGCATCATCGCCGCCGGCGGGGGAACGCTGGGCGTCGTACCGGTGGGTCGTGGTAACGACCTGGCGCGCAGCCTGTCCATTCCCCTCGATCCGTTGGCCGCCCTCGACGTGGCGCTCGGCCCGACCAAAACCACCATGGACGTGGGCCGCGCCATTCGGGGCGCGCATCTCCGCCATTTCGTGGCCGCTGGTGGGGTCGGCTTCGACGCCCAGGTGGCATGGACGATGGCCAACCCGCGCCCGTGGTGGAAGAACGGTCGAGCCGGCTACTTCGCCGGCACCCTGGACGAGCTGCGGCGATTCCACAACCAGCGGCTGCGGATCACGTTCGACACGGCCGACGGACGGGAAGCGGTGGACCACGTCTCCCTGATGGCCGCCTTCGCCAACGGCCCGTACTACGGCGGCGGCATGAAGATCTGCCCGGATGCGAGCCTGACCGACGGGCAGCTCGACGTCTGCGTGGTGGGCGACCTGACGCGCTTCCAGGCGCTCCGTGAGCTGCCGGGCATCTACGAGGCCAAGCACGTCCGCAATCCAAAGGTCCGCTTCTACCGCAGCCGCTGGCTCCTGATCGAGGGCGACGAGCCGACCCGCGTCCACCTGGACGGCGAGCCGTGGGGAACCCTGCCGTTGCGGGTCGAGGCGTTGGCGGCGGCCATTCAGGTGGCGGTGCCGGCATGA
- a CDS encoding phenylacetic acid degradation protein PaaB: MTDRVWEVFRQEAEGDPFIHGGSVNAPDEELAMHYAREFYGRRQESVRLWVVPRDAIVELDDPDLLQPPFDRSFKRPGGYLIKHKLEAARVRAGSPVGNVEPEGEA, translated from the coding sequence GTGACTGACCGGGTGTGGGAGGTCTTCCGTCAGGAGGCGGAGGGCGACCCATTCATCCACGGGGGCAGCGTCAATGCCCCCGACGAGGAATTGGCCATGCACTACGCGCGCGAGTTCTACGGCCGCCGCCAGGAAAGCGTGCGGCTGTGGGTCGTGCCGCGCGACGCGATCGTCGAGCTGGACGACCCGGACCTGCTCCAGCCGCCATTCGATCGGTCCTTCAAGCGCCCCGGCGGCTACCTCATCAAGCACAAGCTGGAGGCGGCCCGGGTGCGTGCCGGTTCGCCGGTCGGCAATGTTGAGCCGGAGGGCGAGGCGTGA
- the paaD gene encoding 1,2-phenylacetyl-CoA epoxidase subunit PaaD: protein MGEPEAAIWAALAEVPDPEIPAISVVDLGVIHRVELAHDRSTLRVELLPTFIGCPAIEIMREAIGIRLRELGVAERVEVSLTFAEPWTSDRISPTGREQLRSSGFAPPPHLRDLGALGELPTLTVVPCPYCGSRQTTLENAFGPTLCRAIYHCAGCRQPFEAFKPI from the coding sequence GTGGGCGAACCGGAGGCCGCCATCTGGGCCGCCCTGGCCGAGGTTCCCGATCCCGAGATCCCGGCCATCAGCGTCGTCGACCTCGGCGTGATCCACCGCGTGGAGCTCGCGCACGATCGGTCCACGCTGCGCGTGGAGCTGCTGCCGACGTTCATCGGCTGTCCGGCGATCGAGATCATGCGGGAGGCGATCGGCATCCGGCTGAGGGAGCTGGGGGTCGCGGAGCGGGTCGAGGTCAGCCTGACGTTCGCTGAGCCGTGGACGTCGGATCGGATCTCTCCGACCGGAAGGGAGCAGCTCCGATCCAGCGGCTTCGCCCCGCCGCCGCACCTGCGTGACCTGGGGGCGCTGGGGGAGCTGCCGACGCTCACCGTCGTGCCGTGCCCGTACTGCGGCTCGCGTCAGACGACGCTCGAGAACGCGTTCGGCCCGACCCTGTGCCGCGCCATCTACCATTGCGCCGGCTGCCGGCAGCCGTTCGAAGCCTTCAAGCCAATCTAG
- a CDS encoding molybdopterin-dependent oxidoreductase, producing the protein MMTSRPSAALAGAAAGTAAIGVNELIAGLLPGAPSFVVEVGALVISLQPPGAKQFVVDLFGEADKLVFNLLIVAVAIIGAAVLGIVARTRFSMAALGFVGAGLAALAVSVLFDSLVQPILALASAVITVGAGVGVLRWLLGTATPLVAEMPDWSRRRFIGTSLGVAGVAVAGGVLGRWIGEQTRVATPVGITPVPEPVNPLPELGAGTDLGISGLTPIVTPNPDFYRIDTALLTPRIDAATWRLTVTGMVDRSLTFTYDDLLALPLYEQYVTIACVSNEVGGQLVGNALWTGARLREVLDTAGVQPGATQVVGRSFDGWTAGFPTEWVMTDEREALIAVAMNGEALPAEHGFPARLIVPGLFGYVSATKWLTEIELTTWDAFDAYWVPLGWAKEGPILTQSRIDLPRPGSSLGAGHVAVAGVAWAPDRGVTRVEVQVDDGAWNPAELSVAISDATWVQWHYPWHANPGSHQIRVRATDATGDVQESRVTEPAPDGARGYHTIQVSVG; encoded by the coding sequence ATGATGACCTCGCGCCCGAGCGCTGCACTGGCCGGGGCGGCCGCCGGGACGGCGGCTATCGGCGTCAATGAGCTCATCGCCGGCCTGCTGCCCGGCGCGCCCTCGTTCGTGGTCGAAGTCGGCGCGTTGGTCATCTCCCTCCAGCCGCCGGGCGCCAAGCAGTTCGTGGTGGACCTGTTCGGGGAGGCTGACAAGCTCGTCTTCAACCTGCTGATCGTGGCGGTCGCGATCATCGGCGCCGCGGTGCTGGGGATCGTGGCGCGCACCCGCTTCAGCATGGCCGCCCTGGGTTTCGTCGGGGCCGGGCTGGCCGCCCTGGCCGTCTCGGTGTTGTTCGACTCGCTGGTGCAGCCGATCCTGGCGCTCGCATCGGCCGTCATTACCGTGGGTGCCGGGGTCGGGGTCCTGCGCTGGCTGCTGGGAACAGCCACCCCGTTGGTGGCGGAGATGCCCGATTGGTCGCGACGCCGCTTCATCGGTACCTCGCTGGGGGTGGCCGGCGTGGCGGTTGCCGGCGGCGTGCTGGGTCGTTGGATCGGCGAACAGACGCGCGTCGCGACGCCGGTTGGCATCACCCCGGTTCCCGAGCCCGTCAACCCGCTTCCGGAGCTGGGAGCGGGGACCGACCTGGGCATCTCGGGCCTGACGCCCATCGTCACGCCGAACCCCGATTTCTACCGCATCGACACTGCCCTGCTCACCCCGCGGATCGACGCCGCGACCTGGCGCCTCACCGTCACCGGCATGGTGGACCGCTCGCTGACCTTCACCTACGACGACCTCCTGGCCCTTCCGCTGTACGAGCAGTACGTGACCATCGCGTGCGTTTCGAACGAGGTCGGAGGCCAGCTGGTAGGCAACGCCCTGTGGACTGGTGCCCGCCTGCGCGAGGTGCTGGACACCGCTGGCGTCCAGCCCGGGGCGACCCAGGTCGTGGGCCGCTCATTCGATGGCTGGACCGCGGGATTCCCGACCGAGTGGGTGATGACCGATGAACGCGAGGCCCTGATCGCGGTGGCCATGAACGGGGAGGCGCTGCCCGCGGAGCACGGGTTCCCGGCCCGCCTCATCGTCCCCGGCCTGTTCGGCTACGTGAGCGCCACCAAGTGGCTGACCGAGATCGAGCTGACCACGTGGGACGCGTTCGACGCGTATTGGGTCCCGCTGGGGTGGGCCAAGGAGGGGCCGATCCTGACCCAGTCGCGCATCGACCTGCCGCGTCCCGGCTCGTCGCTGGGCGCGGGACACGTCGCCGTCGCCGGCGTGGCCTGGGCGCCGGATCGGGGCGTGACCCGGGTCGAGGTCCAGGTCGACGACGGGGCGTGGAACCCGGCCGAGCTGTCGGTTGCCATCAGCGATGCCACCTGGGTCCAATGGCACTACCCCTGGCACGCCAACCCAGGCAGCCATCAGATTCGAGTCCGCGCCACCGACGCCACGGGCGATGTCCAGGAGTCGCGGGTTACCGAGCCCGCGCCCGATGGGGCACGCGGCTACCACACCATCCAGGTGAGCGTCGGGTAG
- the paaA gene encoding 1,2-phenylacetyl-CoA epoxidase subunit PaaA, producing the protein MNEVQRAEAFYAHVSSGGRVEADDWMPDDYRAAVLKFVEMHANSELMGVLPEREWILRAPNLRRKLALTSKIQDEVGHAQLLYRVAEDLGKSRDAMLADLLAGKTKFHNVFHYPTRSWADVGIIAWLVDAAAIVSQQALRDSSYAPYARTMKKICWEESVHIMHGRDVVLTLMTGTDAQREMVQEALDRWWGPLMQMHGPPTDPATDRDLIWQIKSKGNEQLRQEFLAIYVPRIRELGLTIPDPELRHDEATGRWHYTEPDWDELRSVVTGHGPMSQERLEFRRFHRAETQWVRDAVLGAAA; encoded by the coding sequence GTGAACGAGGTCCAGCGTGCCGAGGCCTTCTACGCGCACGTCTCGAGCGGGGGCAGAGTCGAGGCCGATGACTGGATGCCGGACGATTACCGGGCCGCCGTCCTGAAGTTCGTCGAAATGCACGCCAACAGCGAGCTCATGGGCGTCCTGCCGGAACGCGAATGGATCCTCCGCGCGCCGAACCTGCGCCGCAAGCTGGCGCTGACCAGCAAGATCCAGGACGAAGTGGGGCACGCCCAACTCCTGTACCGGGTGGCCGAGGACCTGGGCAAGAGCCGCGACGCCATGCTGGCCGACCTGCTGGCCGGCAAGACGAAGTTCCACAACGTGTTCCACTACCCGACACGCTCGTGGGCGGACGTGGGGATCATCGCCTGGTTGGTGGATGCGGCGGCCATCGTCAGCCAGCAGGCCCTGCGCGACTCCTCATACGCGCCGTACGCGCGGACCATGAAGAAGATCTGCTGGGAGGAATCGGTCCACATCATGCACGGCCGGGACGTCGTGCTGACGCTGATGACCGGCACCGATGCCCAACGCGAGATGGTCCAGGAGGCACTGGACCGATGGTGGGGCCCGCTCATGCAGATGCACGGTCCGCCCACCGATCCAGCCACCGACCGCGACCTGATCTGGCAGATCAAGTCAAAGGGCAACGAGCAACTGCGCCAGGAGTTCCTGGCCATCTACGTCCCGCGCATCAGGGAGCTGGGGCTCACGATTCCTGATCCCGAGCTGCGTCATGACGAGGCAACCGGCCGCTGGCACTACACCGAGCCCGACTGGGACGAGCTCCGGTCGGTGGTGACCGGCCACGGGCCGATGTCGCAGGAGCGTCTCGAGTTCCGCCGCTTCCATCGCGCCGAGACCCAGTGGGTGCGCGACGCGGTCCTGGGAGCCGCTGCCTGA
- the thrS gene encoding threonine--tRNA ligase: MALDGDEVRSAAAELLDAGAHDPLDAMRHSASHVMAAAVLELFPEARLGIGPAIRDGFYYDFDLPRPLTPADLEAIEERMRAQVAADHAFERYEQDRPTALTELEAAGQPYKVEIVRDLSAEDGQVISFYRHGGFTDLCRGPHVASTGKLGPFKLLNTAGAYWRGDETRPMLQRIYGTVWESQADLDQHLWRLEEARKRDHRKLGRDLDLFSFHPESPAAPFWHPKGMALWRALEEWSWEVRRSGGFDEVRTPAVVRKELWETSGHWELYQDNMFVLDDSDHQSGLKPMNCPESMLIYKTQLRSYRDLPMRLADYSWLFRRERTGALAGMFRVRQLTQDDSHVLCRDDQVIDEVNLALTLVRRQYAPFGFEPRFKLATRPPKKLGTDEFWDAAEGKLTEALKAGSVPYEIDAGGGAFYAPKIDVFLDDALGREWQMATIQLDYQLPQRFDLEYRTAEGGFERPAVLHYAIYGSFERWIGVITEHFAGAFPAWLAPVQAVVIPIADRHVAYAEEVRTALDAAGIRARVDDRAERMQAKVRDAQQQQVPVMLVVGDRDAESRAVSPRLRTGEATQGVPLAEFVADLAGRIASRDLWPVAAAEESTG, translated from the coding sequence GTGGCCCTCGACGGAGATGAGGTCCGCTCCGCCGCCGCGGAGCTGCTGGACGCCGGTGCCCACGACCCGCTCGACGCCATGCGTCACTCGGCGTCGCATGTCATGGCCGCCGCCGTCCTGGAGCTGTTTCCGGAGGCCCGCCTGGGGATCGGTCCGGCCATCCGGGACGGCTTCTACTACGACTTCGACCTGCCGCGCCCGCTGACGCCCGCCGACCTGGAGGCGATCGAGGAGCGGATGCGCGCCCAGGTGGCGGCCGACCACGCGTTCGAGCGATACGAACAGGACCGCCCCACTGCCCTGACTGAGCTCGAGGCCGCCGGCCAGCCGTACAAGGTCGAAATCGTGCGCGACCTCTCGGCGGAGGACGGGCAGGTCATCTCGTTCTACCGCCACGGGGGGTTCACCGACCTGTGCCGCGGGCCGCACGTGGCGTCGACCGGGAAGCTGGGCCCGTTCAAGCTGCTCAACACCGCCGGGGCCTACTGGCGCGGGGACGAGACCCGGCCGATGCTCCAGCGCATCTACGGCACGGTGTGGGAGAGCCAGGCCGACCTGGACCAGCACCTGTGGCGCCTGGAGGAGGCGCGCAAGCGCGACCACCGCAAGCTCGGCCGCGACCTCGACCTGTTCAGCTTCCATCCCGAGTCACCCGCCGCGCCGTTCTGGCACCCCAAGGGCATGGCCCTGTGGCGGGCGCTGGAGGAGTGGTCATGGGAGGTTCGCCGCTCGGGCGGCTTCGACGAAGTCCGGACCCCAGCCGTGGTCCGCAAGGAGCTGTGGGAGACGTCCGGGCACTGGGAGCTGTACCAGGACAACATGTTCGTGCTCGACGACTCCGACCATCAGTCGGGGCTCAAGCCGATGAACTGCCCCGAGTCGATGCTCATCTACAAGACGCAGCTGCGCTCGTATCGGGATCTCCCGATGCGCCTGGCCGATTACTCGTGGCTGTTCCGCCGCGAACGGACCGGAGCCCTGGCTGGCATGTTCCGCGTCCGCCAGCTGACGCAGGACGACTCGCACGTCCTGTGCCGCGACGACCAGGTGATCGACGAGGTCAACCTGGCGCTGACCCTGGTCCGGCGCCAGTACGCGCCATTCGGGTTCGAGCCTCGCTTCAAGCTGGCCACCCGACCGCCAAAGAAGCTGGGGACCGATGAGTTCTGGGACGCGGCCGAGGGCAAGCTGACCGAGGCGCTCAAGGCGGGCAGCGTTCCGTACGAGATCGACGCCGGGGGCGGAGCGTTCTACGCGCCGAAGATCGACGTGTTCCTGGACGACGCCCTGGGCCGCGAGTGGCAGATGGCCACCATCCAGCTCGACTACCAGCTTCCCCAGCGCTTTGACCTCGAGTACCGCACCGCCGAGGGCGGGTTCGAGCGTCCAGCGGTCCTCCATTACGCCATTTACGGCTCGTTCGAGCGCTGGATCGGCGTCATCACCGAGCACTTCGCGGGCGCCTTCCCGGCCTGGCTGGCGCCGGTCCAGGCGGTCGTGATCCCGATCGCGGACCGGCACGTGGCCTACGCCGAGGAGGTGCGGACCGCCCTCGACGCTGCCGGCATCCGGGCTAGGGTGGACGACCGCGCGGAGCGGATGCAGGCCAAGGTCCGCGATGCGCAACAGCAGCAGGTCCCGGTCATGCTGGTGGTGGGGGATCGGGACGCCGAGTCCCGTGCCGTCAGCCCGCGGCTGCGCACCGGGGAGGCAACCCAGGGCGTGCCACTCGCCGAGTTCGTGGCCGATCTTGCGGGCCGCATCGCCTCCCGCGACCTGTGGCCGGTCGCCGCCGCGGAGGAGTCCACGGGGTAA
- the paaC gene encoding 1,2-phenylacetyl-CoA epoxidase subunit PaaC, protein MTDLDAATREALAELLLTLADDEFVLGFWDSEWTGIAPMLEEDVATSSIAQDEIGHAKAWYELLAELTDDDADRIAYGREPEAYRHAALMNHPRTDWAFTVARRFLYETADAVRLEALSRSSHPGVAGLAAKMRREETYHLLHWSAWMRRLAEGVGTRARIVAALERLWPDAEAIFSPLAGEASLVAAGILPDRLAALRAAWHERAATELRGLGLPVPVDDEAPPPTEGRTLRTDDFRWLWGEFTSVARAEPGATW, encoded by the coding sequence GTGACGGACCTGGACGCGGCGACGCGGGAGGCGCTGGCGGAGCTGCTGCTCACCCTGGCCGACGACGAGTTCGTGCTCGGCTTCTGGGACTCGGAGTGGACCGGGATCGCCCCCATGCTCGAAGAGGACGTGGCCACCTCGTCCATCGCCCAGGACGAGATCGGCCATGCCAAGGCCTGGTACGAGTTGCTGGCCGAATTGACCGATGACGACGCGGATCGGATCGCGTACGGCCGCGAGCCTGAAGCGTACCGCCACGCCGCGCTCATGAACCACCCGCGCACCGACTGGGCGTTCACGGTGGCCCGTCGCTTCCTGTACGAGACCGCCGACGCGGTTCGGCTCGAGGCGCTGAGCCGGTCGAGCCATCCCGGGGTCGCCGGGCTGGCGGCCAAGATGCGGCGCGAGGAGACCTACCATCTCCTCCATTGGTCGGCATGGATGCGCCGCCTGGCGGAAGGGGTCGGCACGCGGGCGCGCATCGTGGCTGCCCTGGAGCGGCTGTGGCCCGACGCCGAGGCCATCTTCTCCCCGCTGGCCGGTGAGGCGTCACTGGTGGCCGCCGGCATCCTGCCCGACCGCCTCGCAGCCCTCCGCGCAGCCTGGCATGAGCGAGCGGCGACCGAGCTGCGCGGCCTGGGCCTGCCAGTGCCCGTGGATGATGAGGCGCCCCCGCCGACCGAGGGGCGGACGCTGCGGACCGATGACTTCCGCTGGCTGTGGGGCGAGTTCACCTCCGTGGCACGCGCTGAACCGGGAGCCACCTGGTGA
- a CDS encoding alpha/beta family hydrolase has product MRPSALHVFLGHGASGSAASMRPWTDGLRDRGFEATPVQLPRSTAERAIPAYRTAVEPGPATVIGGHSFGGRVASLIAADQAPAGLVLLSYPLHRPGHPETVDARIAHWPRIVCPVLLLSGESDPFARIALLREVVPRLPHAQLVTYPRLGHGLNAVREDALDRIASWLQELPTG; this is encoded by the coding sequence ATGCGCCCATCAGCGCTCCACGTCTTCCTGGGCCACGGTGCGTCAGGCTCCGCGGCCTCGATGCGGCCGTGGACCGATGGCTTGCGCGATCGCGGTTTCGAGGCGACGCCGGTCCAGCTCCCTCGCTCGACGGCGGAACGGGCCATTCCCGCGTATCGCACGGCCGTGGAGCCCGGGCCGGCGACGGTCATCGGCGGCCACTCGTTCGGCGGCCGGGTGGCGAGCCTGATCGCCGCCGACCAGGCCCCGGCGGGCCTCGTCCTCCTGTCGTATCCGCTCCATCGGCCCGGCCACCCCGAGACGGTGGACGCCCGGATCGCGCACTGGCCCCGGATCGTGTGCCCGGTCCTGCTTCTGAGCGGCGAGTCGGACCCGTTCGCCAGGATCGCACTCCTGCGCGAGGTCGTGCCGCGCCTGCCGCACGCTCAGCTGGTGACCTACCCGCGCCTGGGCCACGGGCTCAACGCGGTGCGCGAGGACGCGCTGGACCGGATCGCGTCCTGGTTGCAGGAGCTGCCCACGGGCTGA
- a CDS encoding DUF2255 family protein, whose protein sequence is MTEPMGFAPDVLGRLRTTDEVRIETWAAPSAQAHRTTIWVVVDERDRVLIRTYRGPTSRWYREARANAQCVLWLGGEPVPVRAEAADDPDRIAAASRGYEAKYAGDPAVRGMVAPAQLPTTLELRPR, encoded by the coding sequence ATGACTGAACCGATGGGCTTCGCGCCGGACGTCCTCGGTCGGCTGCGGACGACTGATGAAGTCCGCATAGAGACCTGGGCCGCGCCCTCGGCACAGGCGCATCGGACCACCATCTGGGTCGTGGTCGACGAGCGTGATCGTGTCCTGATCCGAACCTATCGCGGCCCGACCTCGCGCTGGTATCGCGAGGCGAGAGCCAACGCGCAATGCGTGCTGTGGTTGGGTGGCGAGCCGGTGCCCGTGCGGGCCGAGGCGGCTGACGACCCTGACCGGATCGCTGCCGCCAGCCGGGGGTACGAGGCGAAATACGCCGGCGATCCGGCCGTGCGGGGGATGGTGGCTCCAGCCCAACTGCCGACCACGCTCGAACTGCGCCCGCGCTGA